Proteins co-encoded in one Holophagales bacterium genomic window:
- the ccoG gene encoding cytochrome c oxidase accessory protein CcoG, with protein MTTPVAEPPELPALQAPAERERIFDVAPEEDLLYSISADGKRKFMHPIVHEGRYWKIRRAIAYGLFALYFALPLIPVGGRPAVFLDIATRRFHIFGGTFNPTDNILLAAFGLGTIVTVFFVGSTFGRMWCGYACPQTVYLEFLFRPIEAFLEGGPLKQRKLNAAPWSGRKLAIKVAKWATWTVVALAMSATFVAYFTSWEALVPGLAAAPLAWKGALATMAALTALILFDFGWFRDQMCTIACPYGRLQNVMADADTILVAYDEKRGDPKVKVKDRVGGVPAGDCIACRSCVNACPTGTDIRRGLQPECIGTAQCIDACDVVMLGQGKPIGLIKYTSETEQKGGVRRLWRARNLVYLALMTVAWGTLAVLVLTRGDAVVELVRGGREPYRLLPNGAVANQQRVKITNQLHEAQEFTIEVLVPAEASLVLSESPVVVAAGKLVTLNAVTTVPQGVFSDGQASVRYLVKSDKGFRKEVDFLLLGPYGPPGAKP; from the coding sequence GTGACGACCCCCGTCGCGGAACCGCCGGAGCTGCCCGCCCTGCAGGCGCCTGCGGAGAGAGAGCGCATCTTCGACGTCGCGCCGGAGGAGGACCTCCTCTACAGCATCTCGGCCGACGGGAAGCGCAAGTTCATGCATCCCATCGTCCACGAGGGGCGGTACTGGAAGATCCGCCGGGCGATCGCGTACGGCCTCTTCGCTCTCTATTTCGCGCTCCCGCTGATCCCGGTCGGCGGCCGGCCGGCCGTCTTCCTCGACATCGCGACCCGCCGGTTCCACATTTTCGGCGGCACGTTCAACCCTACCGACAACATCCTCCTCGCGGCCTTCGGGCTCGGCACGATCGTCACGGTCTTTTTCGTCGGCTCGACGTTCGGGCGCATGTGGTGCGGGTACGCCTGCCCCCAGACCGTCTACCTCGAGTTCCTCTTCCGGCCCATCGAGGCTTTTCTCGAGGGCGGGCCGCTGAAGCAGCGGAAGCTGAACGCCGCCCCCTGGAGCGGCCGCAAGCTCGCGATCAAGGTCGCCAAGTGGGCGACCTGGACGGTCGTCGCCCTCGCGATGTCCGCCACTTTCGTCGCGTACTTCACGAGCTGGGAAGCTCTCGTTCCGGGCCTCGCGGCGGCCCCCCTCGCGTGGAAGGGCGCCCTCGCGACGATGGCGGCCCTCACGGCCCTCATCCTCTTCGACTTCGGCTGGTTCCGCGACCAGATGTGCACGATCGCCTGCCCCTACGGCCGCCTGCAGAACGTCATGGCCGACGCGGACACCATCCTCGTCGCCTACGACGAGAAGCGGGGCGACCCGAAGGTGAAGGTGAAGGACCGCGTCGGAGGCGTCCCCGCGGGCGACTGCATCGCCTGCCGCAGCTGCGTGAACGCCTGTCCCACCGGGACCGACATCCGCCGCGGGCTCCAGCCCGAGTGCATCGGGACGGCCCAGTGCATCGACGCCTGCGACGTCGTCATGCTCGGCCAGGGCAAGCCGATCGGCCTCATCAAGTACACCTCCGAGACCGAGCAGAAGGGGGGCGTGAGGCGCCTCTGGCGGGCCCGCAACCTCGTCTACCTCGCCCTCATGACGGTGGCCTGGGGAACGCTCGCCGTCCTCGTCCTGACGCGGGGCGACGCGGTCGTCGAGCTCGTGAGGGGCGGGCGCGAGCCCTACCGGCTCCTGCCCAACGGCGCGGTCGCGAACCAGCAGCGGGTCAAGATCACGAACCAGCTCCACGAGGCCCAGGAGTTCACGATCGAGGTCCTCGTTCCCGCCGAGGCGAGCCTCGTCCTCAGCGAGTCGCCCGTCGTCGTCGCGGCCGGGAAGCTCGTCACGCTGAACGCCGTAACGACGGTGCCCCAGGGCGTCTTCTCGGACGGGCAGGCGAGCGTCCGCTACCTCGTGAAGTCGGACAAGGGTTTCCGCAAGGAGGTCGACTTCCTCCTCCTCGGCCCGTACGGCCCGCCGGGAGCGAAGCCGTGA
- a CDS encoding c-type cytochrome, producing MAQFEDKVLHELDGIKEYDNPMPGWLMAIWWGSLIFSAAYLIFYALSFGEGSMEAEYRADTEQALTAVQAHYDANPLVPPTAAELLAGAGNAAVVEVGATRFAKSCAPCHGAQAQGLIGPNLTDDRWIHGGSVEQIFQSIAKGWPAKGMPPWGRAVKPEELSGLVSYVRSLQGSNPPNPKPAEGDPVAPEPIPGT from the coding sequence ATGGCACAGTTCGAAGACAAGGTTCTGCACGAGCTGGACGGGATCAAGGAATACGACAACCCGATGCCGGGGTGGCTGATGGCCATCTGGTGGGGCTCCCTGATCTTCTCCGCCGCCTACCTCATCTTCTACGCCCTGAGCTTCGGCGAAGGCTCGATGGAGGCGGAGTACCGCGCCGACACCGAGCAGGCCCTCACCGCGGTCCAGGCCCACTACGACGCGAACCCCCTCGTGCCGCCGACGGCGGCCGAGCTCCTCGCCGGCGCCGGCAACGCGGCCGTCGTCGAGGTGGGCGCCACGCGCTTCGCGAAGTCGTGCGCCCCCTGTCACGGCGCCCAGGCCCAGGGGCTCATCGGTCCGAACCTCACCGACGACCGCTGGATCCACGGCGGGTCGGTCGAGCAGATCTTCCAGTCGATCGCCAAGGGCTGGCCGGCCAAGGGGATGCCGCCCTGGGGGCGCGCCGTGAAGCCGGAGGAGCTGTCGGGCCTCGTCTCGTACGTGAGGAGCCTGCAGGGATCGAACCCGCCGAACCCCAAGCCCGCCGAGGGCGACCCGGTGGCACCCGAGCCGATCCCGGGAACCTGA
- the ccoN gene encoding cytochrome-c oxidase, cbb3-type subunit I, which produces MSNTVRYDDRTPRLFFLAAVVWAVVGMLVGMLIAAMLFLPGLNLAPYLTFGRLRPLHTNAVIFAFIGNIIFAGTYHSMQRLLKARLFSDVLSKIHFWGWQLLIAAAAVALVTGHTQGKEYAELPWVLDVVIAVLWVIFGINFFGTIAVRREKHLYVAIWFYIATIVAVAILHIGNSMAMPYSWFGSYSAYAGVKDALMQWWYGHNAVAFFLTTPFLGLMYYYLPKAADRPVFSYRLSIMHFWSLVFVYIWAGPHHLHYSAIPEWASTLGMLFSLILWMPSWGGMVNGFFTLRGAWHKLREDPILKFMVVAVTYYGMSTFEGPMMSIKSVNAVSHFTDWTIGHVHAGALGWNAFLSFGILYWAVPRLWKTELYSKKLATTHFWISTIGLILYQVSMWVAGITQWAMWRAFEPDGRLAYPDFIETVIRIVPMYWVRLVAAILFFSGLFFLVYNLVKTIKGAPANFAEEPEVNAPPLVADLSAPGAVTPPNTYDHALYRFQHSLRHGFHRILEGRVVLLTVLTALALSVGSLVEAIPMFFDKANVKEIASVKPYTPLEVLGRDIYLREGCYNCHSQLVRPFRYETERYGEYSKAGEYVYDHPFQWGSKRTGPDLHRVGGKYPSLWHVRHMERPDSTTPGSVMPRYTHLQKDAFDVASIGSKMRALRAVGTPYTDGEIESAPAAIAAQAQAIAAEVESQRGPTGLADKEITALTAYLQRLGTDIKWRKVAPQAPLASAPAPAAIAEK; this is translated from the coding sequence ATGAGCAACACCGTTCGCTATGACGATCGAACCCCGCGGCTCTTCTTCCTGGCCGCCGTGGTGTGGGCCGTGGTCGGGATGCTCGTGGGCATGCTGATCGCGGCCATGCTCTTCCTGCCGGGGCTGAACCTCGCGCCGTACCTGACGTTCGGGAGGCTCCGCCCGCTCCACACGAACGCGGTGATCTTCGCGTTCATCGGCAACATCATCTTCGCGGGGACCTACCACTCGATGCAGAGGCTGCTGAAGGCGCGCCTCTTCAGCGACGTCCTCTCGAAGATCCACTTCTGGGGCTGGCAGCTCCTCATCGCGGCGGCGGCCGTGGCGCTCGTCACGGGCCACACGCAGGGGAAGGAGTACGCCGAGCTCCCGTGGGTCCTCGACGTCGTCATCGCGGTCCTCTGGGTGATCTTCGGGATCAACTTCTTCGGCACGATCGCGGTCCGCCGCGAGAAGCACCTCTACGTCGCGATCTGGTTCTACATCGCGACGATCGTCGCGGTCGCCATCCTCCACATCGGCAACAGCATGGCGATGCCCTACTCCTGGTTCGGGAGCTACTCGGCGTACGCGGGGGTCAAGGACGCCCTGATGCAGTGGTGGTACGGCCACAACGCGGTGGCGTTCTTCCTCACCACGCCGTTCCTCGGGCTCATGTACTACTACCTGCCGAAGGCGGCCGACCGCCCGGTCTTCAGCTACCGGCTGTCGATCATGCACTTCTGGTCGCTCGTCTTCGTCTACATCTGGGCGGGCCCGCACCACCTCCACTACTCGGCGATCCCGGAGTGGGCCTCGACGCTCGGGATGCTCTTCTCCCTCATCCTCTGGATGCCGTCCTGGGGCGGCATGGTGAACGGCTTCTTCACGCTCCGGGGCGCGTGGCACAAGCTGCGCGAGGACCCCATCCTGAAGTTCATGGTCGTCGCCGTCACGTACTACGGCATGTCGACCTTCGAAGGACCGATGATGTCGATCAAGTCGGTGAACGCGGTCTCGCACTTCACCGACTGGACGATCGGGCACGTCCACGCGGGGGCCCTCGGCTGGAACGCTTTCCTCTCGTTCGGCATCCTCTACTGGGCGGTCCCGAGGCTCTGGAAGACGGAGCTCTACTCGAAGAAGCTCGCGACGACGCACTTCTGGATCTCGACGATCGGCCTCATCCTCTACCAGGTGTCGATGTGGGTCGCCGGCATCACCCAGTGGGCGATGTGGCGCGCCTTCGAGCCCGACGGACGGCTCGCCTACCCCGACTTCATCGAGACCGTCATCCGGATCGTCCCGATGTACTGGGTCCGCCTCGTCGCGGCGATCCTCTTCTTCTCCGGCCTCTTCTTCCTCGTCTACAACCTCGTGAAGACGATCAAGGGCGCCCCGGCGAACTTCGCCGAGGAGCCCGAGGTGAACGCCCCGCCGCTCGTCGCCGACCTCTCGGCGCCGGGCGCGGTGACGCCTCCGAACACCTACGACCACGCCCTCTACCGCTTCCAGCACTCCCTCAGGCACGGCTTCCACCGGATCCTCGAGGGACGCGTCGTCCTCCTCACGGTCCTCACGGCCCTCGCCCTCTCCGTCGGATCCCTCGTCGAGGCGATCCCGATGTTCTTCGACAAGGCGAACGTCAAGGAGATCGCGAGCGTCAAGCCCTACACGCCGCTCGAGGTCCTCGGGCGCGACATCTACCTTCGCGAGGGCTGCTACAACTGCCACTCGCAGCTCGTCCGCCCGTTCCGCTACGAGACGGAGCGCTACGGCGAGTACTCGAAGGCGGGCGAGTACGTCTACGACCACCCCTTCCAGTGGGGCTCGAAGCGAACCGGACCCGACCTTCACCGCGTCGGCGGGAAGTACCCCTCGCTCTGGCACGTCCGCCACATGGAACGCCCCGACTCGACGACCCCCGGGTCGGTCATGCCGCGCTACACGCACCTGCAGAAGGACGCCTTCGACGTGGCCAGCATCGGCTCGAAGATGCGGGCCCTGCGGGCCGTCGGCACGCCCTACACGGACGGCGAGATCGAGAGCGCCCCGGCCGCGATCGCGGCCCAGGCGCAGGCGATTGCCGCGGAGGTCGAGTCCCAGCGCGGCCCGACCGGGCTCGCGGACAAGGAGATCACGGCGCTCACCGCCTACCTCCAGCGGCTCGGGACCGACATCAAGTGGAGGAAGGTCGCGCCGCAGGCGCCCCTCGCCTCGGCGCCAGCCCCCGCCGCGATCGCGGAGAAGTAG
- a CDS encoding MBL fold metallo-hydrolase — MRPLYHFLDPLWRRFPFPAGHTFEATAFQDATVLRMARTYRGRELLPVYCYAVGDTLVDSGISSVGDEVIAAARHAKVARVVLTHHHEDHSGNAARLASLGAEVLATAPGVRLVAHDLPRRFYQHVLWGEADPVEAREVPPEVPLGRLTARVVPASGHAVDQLALLVPERGWLLSGDAFAAERVKVFRGDEDFYASCATLERFLTLDFDALLCAHRPRFTGGKEAIRVKLAWLRELEGRVKASRARGRSVRRIVRELGIEPSSSFYTITFGDVTTANLVRSILDGPKRRVEVVRALGSSI; from the coding sequence ATGAGGCCGCTGTACCACTTCCTCGACCCGCTCTGGCGGCGGTTTCCCTTCCCCGCCGGCCACACGTTCGAGGCGACGGCGTTCCAGGACGCCACGGTCCTCCGGATGGCGAGGACCTACCGCGGCCGGGAGCTCCTCCCGGTCTACTGCTACGCGGTGGGCGACACGCTCGTCGACAGCGGGATCTCCTCGGTCGGGGACGAGGTCATCGCCGCCGCCCGCCACGCGAAGGTCGCGCGTGTCGTCCTGACCCACCACCACGAGGACCATTCGGGCAACGCCGCGCGCCTCGCTTCCCTCGGGGCCGAGGTCCTCGCGACGGCCCCCGGAGTGAGGCTCGTGGCCCACGACCTCCCGCGCCGCTTCTACCAGCACGTCCTCTGGGGAGAGGCCGATCCCGTGGAGGCCCGCGAGGTTCCGCCCGAGGTCCCTCTCGGCCGCCTCACCGCGCGCGTCGTCCCCGCGTCGGGGCACGCCGTCGACCAGCTCGCCCTCCTCGTCCCCGAGCGGGGCTGGCTCCTCTCGGGCGACGCCTTCGCCGCCGAGAGGGTGAAGGTCTTCCGCGGCGACGAGGACTTCTACGCGTCGTGTGCGACTCTGGAGCGTTTCCTGACGCTCGACTTCGACGCGCTCCTCTGCGCGCATCGCCCCCGCTTCACGGGCGGAAAGGAGGCGATCCGGGTCAAGCTCGCCTGGCTGAGAGAGCTCGAGGGCCGGGTGAAGGCGTCGCGCGCGCGGGGACGGTCGGTCCGGCGCATCGTCCGCGAGCTGGGGATCGAGCCATCCTCGTCCTTCTACACGATCACGTTCGGCGACGTGACGACCGCGAACCTCGTCCGGTCGATCCTCGACGGGCCGAAGCGGCGCGTCGAGGTCGTCCGGGCGCTCGGGTCATCGATCTAG
- a CDS encoding glycoside hydrolase family 13 protein: MSPETPGWVRDAVFYQVFPDRFARSERLARPANLEPWDSPPTAHGFKGGDLLGVAEKLDDLKDLGVTALYLNPVFASAANHRYHTWDYHRVDPLLGGDAALRELLDAAHARGMRVILDGVFNHVGRGFFAFHHVLENGADSPYIDWFLLDLERLRSGKPLGAYAEPKLLRRGKKHKPAFEELGYAAWWDVPALPKLDTRTPAVREHLWEVAEYWIRFGIDGWRLDVPSEIDDDEFWRELRRRVKRANPEAYLVGEIWYDARRWLAGDQFDATMNYPLAKAALGFFVKDLDLDEVRSVGGYRDVRPLDAPDFAAEVERVLGLYDPAVRDVQLNLLGSHDTPRFLTASGNDLAALEMAFLFLFTVPGAPCVYYGDEIGLEGGPDPDCRRTFPWDESSWDHVLRDHVKRLAALRHAHPALRRGSFRTLMAEREVVAFGRSFDQDAVVAVFNVSKEERRIDLAVGSVGPFLLDAATGEELAVTEGELRDVVLPARSGRALAVPPSAT, from the coding sequence GTGAGCCCCGAGACGCCCGGCTGGGTCCGCGACGCCGTCTTCTACCAGGTCTTCCCCGACCGCTTCGCGCGGAGCGAGCGCCTCGCCCGGCCCGCGAACCTCGAGCCGTGGGACTCCCCGCCGACCGCCCACGGCTTCAAGGGGGGCGATCTCCTCGGCGTGGCCGAGAAGCTCGACGACCTGAAGGACCTCGGCGTCACCGCCCTCTACCTCAATCCGGTCTTCGCGTCCGCCGCGAACCACCGGTACCACACCTGGGACTACCACCGGGTCGACCCGCTCCTCGGCGGCGACGCCGCCCTGCGCGAGCTGCTCGACGCCGCCCACGCCCGCGGGATGCGCGTCATTCTCGACGGCGTCTTCAATCACGTCGGCCGGGGCTTCTTCGCTTTCCACCACGTCCTGGAGAACGGGGCCGACTCGCCCTACATCGACTGGTTCCTCCTGGACCTCGAGAGGCTCCGCTCCGGCAAGCCCCTCGGCGCCTACGCGGAGCCGAAGCTCCTGCGCCGCGGAAAGAAGCACAAGCCCGCCTTCGAGGAGCTCGGCTACGCGGCCTGGTGGGACGTCCCCGCCCTGCCCAAGCTCGACACGCGGACCCCCGCCGTCCGCGAGCACCTCTGGGAGGTCGCCGAGTACTGGATCCGGTTCGGCATCGACGGCTGGAGGCTCGACGTCCCGTCCGAGATCGACGACGACGAGTTCTGGCGCGAGCTGCGCAGGCGCGTCAAGCGCGCGAACCCCGAGGCCTACCTCGTCGGGGAGATCTGGTACGACGCGCGGCGCTGGCTCGCGGGCGACCAGTTCGACGCGACGATGAACTACCCCCTCGCCAAGGCGGCGCTCGGCTTCTTCGTGAAGGACCTCGATCTCGACGAGGTCCGCTCCGTCGGTGGCTACCGCGACGTGCGGCCCCTCGATGCCCCGGACTTCGCCGCCGAGGTCGAGAGGGTCCTCGGCCTCTACGACCCCGCCGTCCGCGACGTCCAGCTGAACCTTCTCGGCAGTCACGACACGCCCCGCTTCCTCACCGCGTCCGGAAACGACCTCGCCGCCCTCGAGATGGCGTTCCTCTTCCTCTTCACGGTTCCCGGGGCCCCGTGCGTCTACTACGGTGACGAGATCGGCCTCGAGGGAGGCCCCGATCCCGACTGCCGGCGGACCTTCCCCTGGGACGAGTCGTCGTGGGACCACGTCCTGCGCGATCACGTCAAGCGGCTCGCGGCCCTGCGGCACGCCCACCCGGCGCTCCGGCGGGGCTCGTTCCGGACGCTCATGGCCGAACGCGAGGTCGTCGCGTTCGGGCGCTCCTTCGACCAGGACGCCGTCGTCGCCGTGTTCAACGTCTCCAAAGAGGAGAGGCGTATCGACCTCGCCGTGGGCAGCGTCGGCCCGTTCCTCCTGGACGCGGCCACCGGCGAGGAGCTGGCGGTGACCGAAGGCGAGCTGCGCGACGTCGTCCTCCCGGCCCGTTCCGGGCGCGCCCTCGCCGTTCCGCCGTCGGCCACCTGA
- a CDS encoding amidohydrolase, producing MRPAAAALVAGLAFPALAAPPSAGPRLATALGPLPGAAPALEELYLDLHRTPELSLQETATAGKLAARLRSLGFEVTERVGGTGVVGVLANGDGPVVMLRTDLDALPVEEKTGLPHASRALGKDDHGQPIPVMHACGHDLHMTVWTGAATLLARAKESWRGTLVLVGQPAEEKGAGAETMLKDGLFTRFPRPSFAVALHVTPDLPAGQVGVTPGPAFASVDSVDVTIYGKGGHGAMPHRTVDPILIGARTVVTLQALVSREKSPFEPAVVSVGSFQAGAKHNVIPPEAHLKLTVRAYREEVRQALLDGIRRVAAAEAMAASAPAAPKVTVVESTPGVVNDVPLTGRLKGAFSAALGSPNVIDFPPASVSEDFAYFGREGVPASMFWLGVAPPAALAEAKAAGKSLAPLHSAEFSPDYAPSIRAGVTALVAAALELLPAR from the coding sequence ATGCGCCCAGCCGCCGCCGCCCTCGTCGCAGGACTCGCCTTCCCGGCGCTCGCCGCCCCGCCCTCGGCCGGGCCCCGCCTCGCAACTGCCCTCGGGCCGCTGCCCGGGGCCGCGCCCGCCCTCGAGGAGCTCTACCTCGATCTCCACCGGACGCCGGAGCTCTCCCTCCAGGAGACGGCGACCGCCGGCAAGCTGGCGGCGCGCCTGCGTTCTCTCGGCTTCGAGGTGACGGAGAGGGTCGGTGGAACGGGCGTCGTCGGGGTCCTGGCGAACGGCGACGGGCCTGTCGTGATGCTCCGCACCGACCTCGACGCCCTCCCGGTCGAGGAGAAGACGGGCCTGCCGCACGCGAGCCGCGCGCTCGGGAAGGACGATCACGGGCAGCCGATTCCCGTGATGCACGCCTGCGGGCACGACCTCCACATGACCGTCTGGACCGGCGCAGCGACTCTCCTGGCACGGGCGAAGGAAAGCTGGCGCGGCACGCTCGTCCTCGTGGGACAGCCGGCGGAGGAGAAGGGGGCCGGCGCCGAGACGATGCTGAAGGACGGCCTGTTCACCCGCTTCCCGCGCCCCTCCTTCGCCGTCGCGCTCCACGTGACGCCCGACCTTCCTGCCGGGCAGGTGGGTGTCACCCCCGGGCCGGCCTTCGCCTCCGTCGATTCCGTCGACGTGACCATCTACGGCAAGGGTGGCCACGGTGCGATGCCGCACCGGACGGTCGATCCGATCCTCATCGGGGCCAGGACCGTCGTCACGCTGCAGGCCCTCGTCTCCCGCGAGAAGAGCCCGTTCGAGCCGGCGGTCGTCAGCGTCGGGTCGTTCCAGGCGGGCGCCAAGCACAACGTCATCCCGCCCGAGGCTCACCTGAAGCTCACCGTCCGCGCCTATCGCGAAGAGGTGAGGCAGGCCCTCCTGGACGGGATCCGGCGCGTCGCCGCCGCCGAGGCGATGGCGGCGTCCGCCCCGGCTGCGCCGAAGGTGACCGTCGTCGAGTCGACGCCCGGCGTCGTGAACGACGTGCCGTTGACCGGGCGCCTCAAGGGCGCCTTCTCTGCGGCGCTTGGGAGTCCGAACGTCATCGACTTCCCGCCGGCGAGCGTCAGCGAGGACTTCGCCTACTTCGGCCGCGAGGGTGTGCCCGCGTCGATGTTCTGGCTCGGAGTGGCCCCGCCCGCCGCCCTTGCCGAGGCGAAAGCGGCCGGAAAGTCGCTCGCGCCGCTCCACTCCGCCGAGTTCTCTCCCGACTACGCCCCGTCGATCCGCGCCGGCGTGACGGCGCTCGTCGCGGCGGCGCTCGAGCTGCTGCCGGCGCGCTGA
- a CDS encoding radical SAM protein, with translation MTRTDRSAWQPLVAGPRAVTLMLTTRCNLACAYCPQRRGPPHAMSARTLEAAVRLVARTGHARPKLVLFGGEPLLEKGLVFRALDRLARHARPGLAPDVRIVTNGLLLDDETTDRLEELGVTVELSCDGLPEAQERRGPDTPARLYALLLRLASRQPGFLDTRLVARLTLDSGNVTFLSRSFDSLIQLGVREIQPAPVYTPDPGWDDACAETLDAELERVVDEALDLGPADGRFAFGPLRGVPVRRPQHSRAACSLGSPDVLFVDVDGRVAPCGAFADSVNPSIPTLAEELRGPLRGPRVAASGLEDSLARRWETATRLPLLHPASDRNSPRDTCASCEALPECFVCPASIAFAPEQDPCLVPAIQCDWNRLVAKHRRAFQRRLASREADLQRAGSSSSAAATSAVTPARIDGA, from the coding sequence GTGACCCGGACGGACCGGTCCGCGTGGCAGCCGCTCGTCGCGGGCCCCCGCGCCGTGACGCTGATGCTCACGACGCGGTGCAACCTCGCCTGCGCTTACTGCCCTCAGCGGCGCGGGCCGCCGCACGCCATGAGCGCGCGGACGCTGGAGGCCGCAGTTCGCCTGGTCGCCAGGACCGGGCATGCGCGGCCGAAGCTGGTCCTCTTCGGCGGCGAGCCCCTCCTCGAGAAGGGTCTCGTCTTCCGGGCGCTCGATCGCCTCGCCCGGCACGCGCGGCCCGGCCTCGCCCCGGACGTGCGGATCGTGACGAACGGTCTCCTGCTCGACGACGAGACGACGGACCGTCTCGAGGAGCTCGGCGTCACCGTGGAGCTCTCCTGCGACGGCCTTCCGGAGGCCCAGGAGCGGCGCGGGCCCGACACCCCGGCCCGCCTCTACGCTCTCCTTCTTCGCCTGGCGTCGCGCCAGCCCGGTTTCCTCGACACCCGCCTGGTGGCGAGGCTCACGCTCGACTCCGGAAACGTCACGTTCCTCTCCCGCTCCTTCGACTCCCTCATCCAGCTGGGAGTGCGCGAGATCCAGCCGGCCCCCGTGTACACCCCTGACCCCGGCTGGGACGACGCCTGCGCGGAGACGCTCGATGCCGAGCTGGAACGTGTCGTGGACGAGGCTCTCGACCTCGGTCCGGCCGACGGGCGATTCGCATTCGGTCCGCTACGAGGGGTCCCGGTGAGGCGTCCGCAGCACTCCCGGGCAGCGTGCAGCCTCGGCTCCCCGGACGTTCTCTTCGTCGACGTCGACGGGCGCGTCGCTCCGTGCGGGGCCTTCGCCGACTCCGTCAATCCGTCGATCCCCACGCTCGCGGAGGAGCTGCGCGGCCCGCTCCGCGGTCCGCGCGTCGCAGCATCGGGTCTCGAAGATTCACTCGCCCGCCGATGGGAGACCGCCACCCGCCTTCCGCTCCTTCACCCCGCGAGCGACCGCAACTCTCCACGGGACACCTGCGCCTCCTGCGAGGCGCTCCCCGAATGCTTCGTCTGCCCCGCGTCGATCGCCTTTGCGCCGGAACAGGACCCGTGTCTCGTCCCGGCGATCCAGTGCGACTGGAACCGCCTCGTCGCGAAGCACCGGCGAGCGTTCCAGCGCCGGCTCGCCTCGCGCGAGGCGGACCTTCAGCGCGCCGGCAGCAGCTCGAGCGCCGCCGCGACGAGCGCCGTCACGCCGGCGCGGATCGACGGGGCGTAG